Genomic window (Vigna radiata var. radiata cultivar VC1973A chromosome 1, Vradiata_ver6, whole genome shotgun sequence):
TTTGGTCCAatcaaaataagttaatttgtgGCCATGATGTTTCCCATGTGTTTGTACGGGTTCATCCCACGTTGATAATTCTAGTTTTCTTTGAAAGACTTAGAATTATCacttttatatgttataaaacaacatttcaaaacaCATCAAAGCCAACAGAAAACATGGAAGCAAAAAAAATCCCAGAAGTGATACTAAACTCAGGGAAAAAGATGCCAGTCATAGGCCTTGGAACCGCATCTTATCCTCGTCCACCAGATGAAACTCTCACCTCCATATTTATTGATGCCTTTGAGGTTGGCTACAGACATTTTGATACTGCTGCTTGTTATGGAAGTGAAGAGCCTCTAGGCAAAGCTGTGGAAAAGGCTTTGGAGCTAGGCCTTGTAAAGAGCAGAGATGAAGTATTCATCACTACAAAACTATGGCCATCTGATGCTCACCCTGACCTTGTTGTTCCAGCTCTCAAGACCTCACTGCAGTAAGTACACAGGAGCTTTGACTACTCATTTGGCTgcaatatttataaaaacttcACCTTTTGGTTTTTACATCTGAAAACTgttgttttaattgtttgttaaaGCTTATATGATCATCCTCTTATCAAGTATTGTTCCTCTTGTTGTATGTTATGTAAATTTCCCTGAAACTGCTTAGGAAGTTGGGGTTGGAGTATGTAGATCTGTATTTGATTCATTGGCCACTGAGGTTGAAACCTGAAGCCAAAGGGCCAGCTGATGGAAAAAAGGAGAATGTGATGCCCTCCTTTGACATGAAAGGAGTATGGGAAGCTATGGAAGAATGTTGCAGATTAGGCTTAGCAAAGTCTGTTGGTGTAAGCAACTTTGGCATACAAAAGCTCAACCAGCTCTTGGAAAATGCAACCATTCCTCCTGCTGTCAATCAGGTATGAAGATTTAGCAAATACATGCAGATTGACATTTAAACAGTGATGAAACACTTGTTGATGTTGGTGATTCCTTCCTTCCATTGGTTTTAGGTTGAAATGAGTCCCTCATGGCAGCAGGGTAAACTCAGAGAATTTTGCAAACAGAAAGGAATTCATGTGAGTGCATGGTCACCACTGGGATCGTCCAACATGCCTTTTGGTACAAATGCAGTTATGGAAAGCCCAATCCTTAAGGAAATCGCTTTTGCAAGACAGAGGACGATCCCTCAGGTTCTCTTACTATCTCAGACTTAAACTGTCACCACATTACAGCTATACTTTTGTGACCATGAAGTTCTAAatttagataaagaaaataaccaaGAGATAATTGTTGTTGATGTGGTTATGGtattattgtgttttgtttctGTTATAACAGTCTAAGCAATCACTAACCATTAATTGATTCCGATACCACTTATGAATAAGTTATGAAAAATTTCTTGTATCTCTGTGTGGCCAATTTTATTCCAATCCAAAAATAGTTGATGgttgaaaatgaaacaaatgaaTGACATGCACGGTGATTCAGATTGCACTGAGATGGATATACGAGGAAGGAGCAAGTGCGATAGTGAAAAGCTTCAACAAGGAGAGAATGAAAGAGAACATTGAGTTATTTGAGTGGGAACTGAAGGAAGAGGAATCACAGAAATTCAGGCACATTCCACAGCGTAGGATGTTTTCTGGAATAAACTTTGTATCAGAAAATGGACCTTACAAGAGCTTGGAAGAGCTTTGGGATGGAGACCCTTGAAATGTGTCTCTCTCTACATATTTATACATAAgactttataaattttttatataattgggtttatatgttgttattgttgtgatttttttgttaaaatcgAATCAGAAGATTAACTACCTCTTTAATaccaattatttatataagaaatatcATATCAACTTCAAAAATCCTTAAATTTgcagtattaaaatatttatctgcAGTTTTAAAATCCCTAATATGAGTAAACAATGTCACGTCATAAATTAAACTTCAATTTCATGTCATCTAATTAAACCTATGTTTATTGTACATCACATCAATATTTATTGACGTTGTTTTTGTGCAccacattttcaaaattaacatCCAATTAAGATAACTTAAAACCAGATAACCAAATTGAAattcatctacatatataagtATTATCCGAACGTCTTAACCAAAAggatttaataaatattttactatttttaatcaATGTGAAAGTGagtcttaattaaaaaaactataaattaattttaagaataaaatattatttttaaaaataatttatattagatatgtaaataattcatatcatgtatttgtttatattttggtttttataaaGAAAGATCGATCGTttctgtttatatatatatatatatatatatatatatatatatatatatatatatatatatatatatatatatatatatatatatatatNatatatatatatatatatatatatatatatatataaaagaatagcAAATAAAATCTGTGATACATAATTGATACTTGCattgcatttatttattattcatagaTAGGAACTTATAAACTAGTCGGATTTAGATATCATATATTATCCATAGTAATAGTAATAGGTATTGGTTACTCATAAGAAATTAAAGTagaaatgtaatttatattttattaatttaattaaaattaaaattaatttatattttattaagttaaatttaattaaaattatatttaacttatatttaattaaatttatattatatttataatcttttaataattttatttagattttattttaaaaatttataatatatagtttttaaaatatttaaaagtatccaaccatattttttttatatataattcaacTCATTGTCATCATGTATTAGCTTCTTAATCATTCCATGCCATAAtgtcaaagaatattttttaaacttatgaataatttatttggaATACAATGCtacttttattattgattttttaaaatatgaaaaaatcaatttaaaaataaaggtgaaagaaaataatatattataaaagttaatacaCAGAGAAAAAGGTCCACTCTAATTCAATAtaattagttttagtttaaattattatgcAGAGAATTAGAATATTATCCACAGAGTAAATAAGAAAAGCATGTTCTTAAAATTGAGATGAATAAGTGCTTTTGAGAAGAGTAGATTTGgatgatatttttttggttacacgaccacacaacacaacacaacacaacacatgATTACATAACATTCTACATGAAAGCAAAATGAAGAAGTGCTTCCAGCAGCAGCGGTTACAACCGCTTCCTTCATGTCAGATTCTTCCTTTCTCCGGTGGCCTTCAGTTCCAACTTAACTTTTCTCCGTTCAAAGCCGAGAAGCGCGTTTCGGTCCCCAAGGCAAAGCTCAATTACAAGCCTCAGCTTCGGGTTTCGAAGCGAGCGCCGAAGCAAAGTCGAGACCACCCGAAACTCCTCTCGCCCGATGCTGACGTGGAATTCTCTTCCGAACTGAGCACGACGCAGTGCAACGCGATTCTGAAGCGGCTGGAAGAGAACGCGGAGGACGACGCCAAAACGTTGTCGTTTTTCGAGAAGATGAGGGAAACCGGGAAGCTGGAACGCAACGCCGGCGCTTACAGTGTAATGCTTCGCGTGTTGAGCAGAAGAGGAGATTGGGAAGGCGCGGAGAAGCTGATTTCTGAAATGAAGGTAAGTTTCGGTTCCGAATTGAGCTTCAATGTCTTCAACACTCTTATATACGCATGCTGCAAACGGAACCTGGTGAAATTGGGGACGAAGTGGTTCCAAATGATGTTGGATTGTGGAGTGGCGCCCAATGTTGCCACCATTGGGATGCTCATGGGTCTTTATCGGAAGGGATGGAACGTTGAGGAGGCGGAATTTGCGTTTTCCCAAATGAGAGGGTTTGGAATTGTTTGTGAGTCTGCGTATTCTTCAATGATAACAATTTATACGCGTTTCAGGTTGTACGAGAAGGCCCTAGGCGTGATCGAGTTGATGAGGAAGGACGAGGTGGTGCCGAATTTGGAGAATTGGTTGGTGATGCTGAATGCTTATAGCCAGCAAGGAAAATTGGAGGATGCTGAGAAAGTGTTGGAGGCAATGCAAGAGGCAGGGTTTTCTGCTAATATTATTGCTTACAATACTATGATCACTGGTTATGGTAAGGCTGGTGAAATGGATTCTGCACAGAGGTTGTTTATGAGGATGCAACAGAGTTTACAGTTGGATCCGGATGAAACTACTTACCGATCCATGATTGAGGGTTGGGGTAGAGCTGATAACTATGACTATGCCACGAGATACTATAAGGAGCTCAAAGAGTTGGGATTCAAGCCCAGTTCCTCCAACTTGTTTACATTGATTAAGCTGGAAGCTAAATATGGAGAGGATGAAGCTGTCGTTGAGATCCTCGATGATATGGTGGAGTGTGGATGCCAGTATTCTTCTATAATCGGTACTCTGCTTCATGTGTATGAGAGTGCAGGAAAGGTTCATAAGGTGCCACATCTGCTCAAAGGTGTATTTTATCAGCATGTGCTGGTCAACCAGAGTTCTTGTTCCACTCTGGTGATGGCTTATGTGAAGCATCGGTTGGTGGATGATGCCCTGAAAGTGTTGAATGACAAAAAGTGGCGAGATCCTAGATATGAGGATAACCTCTATCATCTTTTGATATGCTCGGGCAAAGAGGCAGGTTTGCTGGAGGATGCTGTGAAGATATACACTCAAATGCCCAAATGTGATGACAACCCAAACTTGCACATAGCGTGCACCATGATTGACATTTACAGTGTCATGGGCCTCTTCAAGGACGCAGAAGTGTTGTATCTGAAGTTGAAGTCTTCGGGAGTTGTATTGGATATGATTGCTTTCAGCATTGTTGTAAGGATGTATGTCAAAGCTGGATCTTTGAATGATGCTTGCGCAGTTTTGGATGCTGTTCAGGAGCGATCAGATATTGTTCCAGACAAGTTTTTGTTATGTGACATGCTGCGTATTTATCAAAGATGTAACATGGTGGATAAATTGTCTGATTTATACTACAAAATCTCAAAAAATCGAGAGGATTTCGACCAGGAACTATATAATTGTGTCATAAACTGCTGTGCTCAGGCGCTGCCAGTTGATGAGCTTTCTAGGCTTTTTGATGAGATGATACAGCGTGAATTTGTGCCTAGCACAATTACCTTTAATGTCATGCTTGATGTCTTGGGGAAAGCCAAGCTTTTCAAGAAGGTTCGAAGGCTGTACTTCATGGCTAAGAAAGAAGGGCTGGTTGATGTGATCACTTACAATACAATCATAGCTGCATATGGTAAAAACAAAGACTTCGACAACATGTCATTGACAGTCCAGAAAATGGAATTTGATGGATTTTCAGTTTCCCTTGAAGCATACAATACAATGCTTGATGCTTATGGGAAAAATGGTCAAATGGAAACATTTAGATCCGTACTGCAAAGGATGAAGGACTCAAATTGTGCCTCTGACCACTACACATACAACACTATGATCAATATCTATGGAGAACAAGGATGGATTGATGAAGTAGCTAACGTGCTTACAGAATTGAAAGAATGTGGACTCAGACCTGATTTGTGCAGCTATAACACATTGATCAAGGCTTATGGGATTGCAGGAATGGTTGAAGAGGCTGTAGGTTTGATCAAGGAAATGAGAAAAAATGGAATCGAACCAGACAAGAAAACCTACACTAATCTTATCACTGCGCTGCGacgaaatgataattttttagaaGCAGTTAAATGGTCACTATGGATGAAGCAGATGAAATTATGAACTTCATAAACGATGGTGTTCCTATGAGTGATTCGGGACCTTCTAACCCTCGTTCTTTGAAGAATAGTTACCTTAAAAGTCATACATGAGTACAGTCTCGGCCACATGGCTTCCCTTGTAAGATTTTTCTGTATATCTTGtagcaaaaataaaacaaataaacattttgTGTATCAGTAATCTCACAATAATATGATCAATATTTTGAAGCATTTTAGatttgtaaattattaaaaatagataagaaTGTATTTAAATCATCTATCTTACGTTGTATTCAACAATTCAAGATTGAAGTTCTTGACCATGATATTCTCcaccatttattttttttctaattgcaataaagtattgaatgaaaaatattttttaacgatttgaaaataaacttatattagaaaaaatatttttttctaattgcaataaagtattaaatgaaaaaacttatattatattatttaattctttgttttaatGTATTGctgacataaaaaattaatactattactaattataattaagataacTATAACTACGAAAGTTTATGATAGGATGATAGTGGAAAAACTTACTAGcatataaactataaaaaccTGCATACATATTGTGTAaagacttttaatttttaagctCGTGAATCCAACTCATTGACCCACtcatgatttaattttaatcagatatatatatatatatatatatatatatatatatatatatatatatatatatatatatatatatatatatatatatatgaacaaatcaaataaacattCACGCTGCACCTGCTCGTTTTCGGTTAAGACCATAGATTTCCTTTTTAGTTATTAAGTTTCTAAAAAGTCATCTGATACAAATGAACTTTCTCTTTATATCAATTTCTACCAAATGAAACAAAGCAAAGGAAattcattttagtttaaaaaatgagaaaatccAAGTCCATATGTTGAATGTTAAAGTAATCAGTTTCAGGAATTTTCTATGATCTGTTATGTCCTTATAATTCAAAATGGAACAGCAGTACCAAATGAAGCAGTTGCAATAAAATTAGTTGCACCAAATGCTAGCAGTTGCAGAAATCAAGAAGCAAGGctgatgaaattgaaattagacTTGCATCcattcaacatatatatattattctccTGATGAAAAGACCCTTGGTAAGAAGAAGGATGATTATTCTGTCACTACTCTTAATTCTACAATTAAAAGATGTAAAATTAACAATCCTGTTTCTTCATTCATAACTACAAAAGGATacaatatattcataaaaaacaaagtaCACTCAAACAAATTTCCAATAAACACTGATTTagtattttctaaaatagatattaatacTAACAATGCATGGGAATGGATCTAAAAGTGCACAGCAGCACTATTAAATAGTAACAGCAGAGTTTGCATGGCTACTATCAATGCCATGTTTAGATTGTGAATAATTTTCTCAGCTCCACTTCCCAAAGGTTCATCGCCTGAAACAAACTGAAGtcctggtggtggtggtggtggtggtggtgatgatgGAAGAACCTTACTTGGAGTATCACTTAGAGGTTGACACTTCATTCCCGATAGGCAATTATTTGTTGTACTGAAATTAGGAAATGGAAGTCAGAAAATATACACTACCATATATGAAAAGGCAGAAAAGTTGTTTgaaaaaatgtgtttgaaaaaCCATAGAGAAGTTACATTCTAATGTTTCTTCTCACTATCACAAAAGCATTCAACTTACACTAGTTCAATACTTttattctttagagatgtggGTATGGAACCATTGAACCTGTTGTTAGACAAATTCCTGCACAAAGAATTGgaaaaaatttagttttcagTGTATAGAGTTCAAAGCACCGATGCATTTTTTTGGAACATAATGTGTACAACAATGAAACTTACAATGTTTTGAGATTAGGCAGAAGTCCAAGAAAATCAGGAATGGGGCCTTCTATGGTATTGTTTTGCAGATTACTGCAATTCATAGAGAAGTTTAATTGATCAATAGAAAGCCAAGGTTTGATTGTAACACAGGCAACaaatttttttctgaattttgtaTGTCTCACATGATTTCAAGTGCATTCATGGAACTGAAATCCGGAAGTGTGCCTCGCAGATTATAACCAGTAAGATACCTATGTTTTTCCATCATATATATAGAAAGAAGAAAGTTAGCAGTCATGTTGTTCAAAATTTCTAAATATTGTTCTGATAAAAAGATTTCTAAACATTTTTCATAGAAGGGATATAACCTACAATGCAATCACTCTAGGTTTGACATCAGTGTTGCATTGTATCCAATCCCAATTATATGGATATGGTAGACAAGGGTCACCACTCCACTCCACAAGCACTTCAAATGCCAACTGCAGTTGTAACAAACCTTCCACTAAACACAGACAAAAAACACTAAGTTAAAATAACTCATGGTAACTTGTAGAACttctatatctatctatattTGGCATATCAAGTGACATCTTTTTTATTGTGTGGAGACTAAGAATGAGACAATAAATTTGTATCAATCAACCATGTATATAGATGATAGTGGTCACAGTCATTTTAAAAAGTCATGAGCATTTGTTTAATCTTAACCACTTGGTTTGTATCAATAATTCTCATTTCTCATGATAGAGTTATCAAATTATGTGCTCCCTATAGAGATATATGCATATTTTGATAACAGAACACACTTACCATCTCTGCTATCAGTTCCTGCAGTTAATGTATCACTTAAGGTATAAACTTCAAGAGCATTGAGTAAAGGAGGAAGGGTGGAAATGTCTGAAGCTTGCAGAGTAAATGAAGTCTTGGCTGAAGCTGTCATGTTGGTGATGAACACTTCTTTCACACTTCCAAAAGGAGGAACTATTGGACTTAAAAAGGGCTTGTTGTCTATGTACATCTGAATGGATCTTTTGCCAACTGCACTTTCATTCACTTCTGAGAAGTAAGCAGTGATGTAAATAGGAAGCTCCTCTGTGGACAGCCTATTGATGAACTGAATGTATTGTGTAGTGCTTGAGGAAATAACAGCATTTTCAAGTGCAGCTTGTGGTGGATGATCTTCTGCTGTGCTACTGCCAATGCCTGAAGCCTCACTTTTCACTTCAGAAAGGCCTATACCATATGATGGCGCCCATATTCGATCAAAAGCATCATCTGGGTACCTAGCATATTCCAGTTGATGCAACGATAACAATGTCAAACACCATATTCATAAAGTTATTTAAGGAATGAGACACAAAACTAACTTACATAAGATATTGACATCAATTCTAACTCAAAACCTTAAGACAGTGGATTTATAAGTCTTTTTCTCTTTGCTTCAAAACTTACTATAGTTAGAATAAGGGAATCGTTCAATATACTATATAGACTGAGGAATTTCAAACTGAGTTTAAATATCATAACATATACTTCTACTTACTATAGTTCATAAATCTACTACTGAGTAAGGGTGTGTATATCAGTATTGTAATTCCTCATACCTAATAGTTTGATTTCCACCAAAGGCATATCTCCATTGCAAAATCAATGCATGATTTGGATCAACGTGACTGTACATTGTGGGGTCCAAGCTACGTACTTCAAGGGATGATATGAAGGGAAACTGGTTAGGCTTTGTTTGAGCAACACATATGCTGGTGAAGTTTCCCTTTGCTACATATATTGCTTCATAATCAACATAATAGTAACTTGAGCTGTTGACAGTGGCCCAGTAGTTGCCATCAAACTGAAGATCAAACACTGGTGGAGAGAATTTGTCGTCATAATTGCCATAGTAAAAGCTTGCTCTAGTAAgaattttttctccttttccaaCTCTGATGGAATAGCAATTCTTTTTTCTATCTGGGAACACCCTCAGAGTGCTCAACGGGTTAGAACCAAGATAAACCTGATGAGACTCTCCATGCTGAATGTAGTCATCATCTCCAATCCATCTTATGTTGTTTTCATCAGTGGAAGATTGTGAGGATCCACAATCAATGCTTACAAACACTGTGAGACAAGGTTTTGAGAACAACAGCACCCAAAGTGCAACTCCTAAAACAAAACCTTTTGGAGGGATTTTCATGGATGGTTGAGGAGAGATTTATGACAAGGATAAGCTGGTAACTGGTGTGGAGTTGTGTGTTTAGCCCAAGCATGTTGTGATTATATATAATGATGCCATCATAGCTTCATTAGTGATATGCAAGCATGTAGTGACCAGCCAGCAAAGTTTGAGAAGATAATTATTGGATATTCAACTATTGGTTGTGTTTTTCTTGATGTTTGTTGTGTCTTCTTATTTGACTTAGGATTTAGATATCATATATTGAAAGTTTCAAAGTGATAATCACTAAAAAACAATGTTGCAAGCAAAGTGGTGATCAATATTTGATGGGTAAAGATGATCAATGTAAGAAGAAATATAAGAGACCAAGTCatacttgataaaaaaaaatgtttaaagaaaTTGTCTAATGTTTCTTGGTTGAATTATTAGCATCAAAGGTTTTTGGTTTTGAAGTTGAGAAATGAAATAATGatacacttttatattcatttaacacacaatatagagataaaatagtcgtaaaagaataaatttttatatttttcaaagaaaaaagagagtaaaaaataaaaaataatactatcaaataaatgtaaaatatttatgtatgtcaaaatatatacataatttttttacattcgtttgacattatctttttttattttttttttctttctttttattaaaaatataaaattttattttattataactattttatttttatactgtgTCAAAcgtgtgtcaaatgaatataaaaatatcgcACCCTATTATTACTTTTTCGAAAAACTCTTGTAAACATACTTAATTGGTTGGTAGAGATCCTCGTTGGCATtgtcaacatcaacatcataatgAGGAAGAAACAAAAGTACTCTTAGATTATCTGAGaataaataacaatttcatATCATAGTTCATGTCTTTGACATTGTCTCAAACATATCCAGATGTCAGAATTGCTTTGTTATCAAACCTTAAACATAAATGAATAAACTAAGCACTCAATAGAGTTGACTTCAAGCGGAATTTATGGCTTGACATTTGATCAAACAGTTATTTGCAATTTTTGTATGTTATCTACTCTTATCATACAATTGAAAACACATGAACTGAGATGCCATGACCCAATTAACAGCATAATAACTATGGCTTGTttgaacaaaaagaaattagtttcaacagaaaatatttttgtcataaGATGTAGCATGTGATTTCCctgttaaaataacaaaacttaGAATAAAAAAGTCATAGGTGAACTAAGTcagaatatagaaaaaaaataataatagggAAAATAACAAATTCAAGATATATGTTACAAACTTACATCGTACTACTTACTACATGTGAGCTGTTTTTGCAAGTTAACATCATGAATACAGTAAATTATTAGTTTTCCAACATTCTCATACGATGATTTTATTATGCGTATTTTTATGTCATTAACACAAAGTATTagctaaattaaaatttttatctgtaaatattttaatttttgttagtgTAGggctatttaaaaataaaatcataatttggTCTTTTCTATTAAATAAGAGGATggacattaataaatatattttagagaaGAGACGTCTTTCTAACATAAAACATAATGTCATACATGTTTAATGCTGaatgaaattagaaaatatgTCTTAATACCTTTTTCCTCTCTTGTCggtttttttaaaatgttattgctaatttttaaaatcctatAATATTTTAGCACGACTAGGAGTTTTACACGTGTTATCTTTAGTCGTATGATTAGGATACACCTACCACATTCTATTGGTGTTAAACTATTAAATGATActttaatacataaaaatagaTGATAATGTGAGcattaaaaattaatcaatttatttttattcattgtttctttttaaatccTTGTCATTGACCATACAACCATTTTGTAATTGTTGTCTtgtgttaaaaaataactaatctAATTTAGAAATTGTTGCTAATCCTAACAATACGTGGCGTGCATTAACTTAGCCTGTACAACAATcggtttaatatttattaattataataatacataatttgtatATGTAAATAATCAATTCAGTCTGGAGACAGACATATCATACCAAATTAAGCCAGATTTGATAAAACCCTAATTAGTTAAAAGacatttcaaaaaaattggAAAGCTAATCGAAAATGTATgtaaagtataaatattaatttttattagtattattatgctaattttactaattttatgatatattaaaattatatatccatttatcatttaaaatattaaaatcgtataacatctcaatttcatagtaatttaaaagtttctatatataaaaaaagaataaaaattgagaGAGGCACATCAAGTTTTCCTGTGGATTAATCAAATATAGAGCACCGATCAAACATTTTATCAGTAAACTGCTAtcaactgatttttt
Coding sequences:
- the LOC106769935 gene encoding methylecgonone reductase isoform X1, which translates into the protein MEAKKIPEVILNSGKKMPVIGLGTASYPRPPDETLTSIFIDAFEVGYRHFDTAACYGSEEPLGKAVEKALELGLVKSRDEVFITTKLWPSDAHPDLVVPALKTSLQKLGLEYVDLYLIHWPLRLKPEAKGPADGKKENVMPSFDMKGVWEAMEECCRLGLAKSVGVSNFGIQKLNQLLENATIPPAVNQVEMSPSWQQGKLREFCKQKGIHVSAWSPLGSSNMPFGTNAVMESPILKEIAFARQRTIPQIALRWIYEEGASAIVKSFNKERMKENIELFEWELKEEESQKFRHIPQRRMFSGINFVSENGPYKSLEELWDGDP
- the LOC106769928 gene encoding pentatricopeptide repeat-containing protein At4g30825, chloroplastic, with product MKKCFQQQRLQPLPSCQILPFSGGLQFQLNFSPFKAEKRVSVPKAKLNYKPQLRVSKRAPKQSRDHPKLLSPDADVEFSSELSTTQCNAILKRLEENAEDDAKTLSFFEKMRETGKLERNAGAYSVMLRVLSRRGDWEGAEKLISEMKVSFGSELSFNVFNTLIYACCKRNLVKLGTKWFQMMLDCGVAPNVATIGMLMGLYRKGWNVEEAEFAFSQMRGFGIVCESAYSSMITIYTRFRLYEKALGVIELMRKDEVVPNLENWLVMLNAYSQQGKLEDAEKVLEAMQEAGFSANIIAYNTMITGYGKAGEMDSAQRLFMRMQQSLQLDPDETTYRSMIEGWGRADNYDYATRYYKELKELGFKPSSSNLFTLIKLEAKYGEDEAVVEILDDMVECGCQYSSIIGTLLHVYESAGKVHKVPHLLKGVFYQHVLVNQSSCSTLVMAYVKHRLVDDALKVLNDKKWRDPRYEDNLYHLLICSGKEAGLLEDAVKIYTQMPKCDDNPNLHIACTMIDIYSVMGLFKDAEVLYLKLKSSGVVLDMIAFSIVVRMYVKAGSLNDACAVLDAVQERSDIVPDKFLLCDMLRIYQRCNMVDKLSDLYYKISKNREDFDQELYNCVINCCAQALPVDELSRLFDEMIQREFVPSTITFNVMLDVLGKAKLFKKVRRLYFMAKKEGLVDVITYNTIIAAYGKNKDFDNMSLTVQKMEFDGFSVSLEAYNTMLDAYGKNGQMETFRSVLQRMKDSNCASDHYTYNTMINIYGEQGWIDEVANVLTELKECGLRPDLCSYNTLIKAYGIAGMVEEAVGLIKEMRKNGIEPDKKTYTNLITALRRNDNFLEAVKWSLWMKQMKL
- the LOC106756831 gene encoding uncharacterized protein At1g24485-like, whose product is MKIPPKGFVLGVALWVLLFSKPCLTVFVSIDCGSSQSSTDENNIRWIGDDDYIQHGESHQVYLGSNPLSTLRVFPDRKKNCYSIRVGKGEKILTRASFYYGNYDDKFSPPVFDLQFDGNYWATVNSSSYYYVDYEAIYVAKGNFTSICVAQTKPNQFPFISSLEVRSLDPTMYSHVDPNHALILQWRYAFGGNQTIRYPDDAFDRIWAPSYGIGLSEVKSEASGIGSSTAEDHPPQAALENAVISSSTTQYIQFINRLSTEELPIYITAYFSEVNESAVGKRSIQMYIDNKPFLSPIVPPFGSVKEVFITNMTASAKTSFTLQASDISTLPPLLNALEVYTLSDTLTAGTDSRDVEGLLQLQLAFEVLVEWSGDPCLPYPYNWDWIQCNTDVKPRVIALYLTGYNLRGTLPDFSSMNALEIINLQNNTIEGPIPDFLGLLPNLKTLNLSNNRFNGSIPTSLKNKSIELVTTNNCLSGMKCQPLSDTPSKVLPSSPPPPPPPPGLQFVSGDEPLGSGAEKIIHNLNMALIVAMQTLLLLFNSAAVHF